In Persicimonas caeni, a single window of DNA contains:
- a CDS encoding YceI family protein, whose amino-acid sequence MNPTQESQMNCTCTSKRRVGLAAAILFIGITTVLLLPSSGSAGGKLSPPKLQSSQAACAGYAVEKRAFMVSRQRVEGESCSVSTRIEEVGKTLVLEASFQPTSLDSGDRRRDEHVAGVLSSKRHKDIRFTSQKLAANEFAQWASSKHPKPLNVPGKLSVGGRTVPITFSVIRNSRGLAGVVYTSFSKLGLEPPNAGGGVVAKVYDPLTIAFRVRLDKVDLSKAPVLRASLEAKSEGGEG is encoded by the coding sequence GTGAATCCAACACAGGAGTCGCAAATGAACTGCACATGCACCAGCAAACGTCGAGTTGGCCTCGCCGCGGCCATTTTATTCATCGGAATCACGACCGTCCTCTTGCTGCCTAGCTCGGGAAGCGCCGGCGGCAAGCTCTCGCCGCCGAAGTTGCAGTCGAGCCAAGCAGCGTGTGCGGGATACGCGGTCGAAAAGCGCGCCTTCATGGTCAGCCGCCAGCGTGTCGAAGGGGAGAGTTGTTCGGTGAGCACCCGAATCGAGGAGGTCGGCAAAACGCTAGTGCTCGAAGCGTCTTTTCAACCGACGTCGCTCGATTCTGGGGACCGAAGGCGTGACGAGCATGTCGCCGGGGTCTTGAGCAGCAAGCGTCACAAGGACATCCGGTTCACCAGCCAGAAGTTGGCAGCGAACGAATTCGCGCAGTGGGCGTCGAGCAAGCACCCGAAGCCATTGAATGTGCCTGGTAAGCTCTCTGTCGGGGGGCGAACAGTGCCGATCACGTTTTCGGTAATCCGAAATAGTCGCGGACTAGCCGGTGTGGTCTACACCTCATTCTCCAAGTTGGGGCTCGAACCACCAAACGCCGGCGGGGGCGTGGTCGCCAAGGTGTACGACCCGCTCACGATCGCATTCCGGGTGCGTCTGGATAAAGTCGACCTGAGCAAGGCGCCGGTACTGCGCGCATCGCTCGAAGCTAAGAGTGAAGGAGGTGAGGGATGA
- a CDS encoding MarR family winged helix-turn-helix transcriptional regulator: protein MTIPRSLEGALGFNITRVALLFRRELIVALQEYDLTPEQWQILVAIVESEQAVDQTALAQVTLKDKPNVSRILKRMERDGWVERVVNPEDARAKLVRPSEQATEQYPEIRRTLEGHFEELLRPLDAEVSTQMVELTHQLRKVLGDPPRSSEASTFSA from the coding sequence ATGACCATCCCACGTTCGCTCGAAGGTGCTTTGGGCTTCAACATCACCCGCGTCGCCTTGCTGTTTCGTCGCGAGTTAATCGTGGCGCTCCAAGAGTACGACCTGACCCCCGAACAGTGGCAAATCTTGGTGGCGATCGTCGAGTCCGAGCAAGCCGTCGACCAGACGGCGCTGGCGCAGGTCACTCTCAAAGACAAGCCCAACGTCTCGCGTATCTTGAAGCGTATGGAGCGTGACGGATGGGTCGAACGAGTGGTCAATCCAGAAGACGCGCGCGCCAAGCTGGTGCGCCCCTCGGAGCAGGCCACCGAGCAGTATCCGGAGATTCGTCGCACCCTCGAAGGGCATTTCGAAGAGTTGCTTCGACCGCTCGACGCCGAAGTCTCCACCCAAATGGTCGAACTAACCCACCAGTTGCGCAAGGTGCTGGGCGATCCACCCCGTTCGTCCGAAGCGAGCACGTTTTCCGCCTGA